DNA from Rhodobacteraceae bacterium M382:
CGCCGTTACCGAAACCCCATTGGCAATCAATGCCGAAGCCAGCGTATCGCCTTGGACTCCGTGATAGGGTTTACCATTGAAGGTAAAGGGAATTTTTCGGTCGCGATTGATGCGGCCACCGGTCGGCAGGCGATTATTCTGAGCCATTGGGGGCCTCCACGATGTCATGTGTCCGGGTGTCGCGCCAGATGGTCAGCCATTCACCGCATCCTCGGGCGTGCCACCATCGTTCCTGAACCGGCCCCAATGGATTGGGGACAATGGTCAGATATTCAACCCACTGCGCATCCGATACGGCATTGGGATCGGGACGGTCGGCCCCGACCGGACCGCCAAAAATAAATTCACTTTCGGTGCGTGGCCCGCAGAACGGGCAGGTGATTTTCAACATGGTCCTGTCCTCTCCTATCGGGCCGTGGTGGTGCCGGATTCCATGACGAAATCCAGGTGTTTAAAACGATCCAGCGTAAAAGAAGACATCAACGGATGCGGATCCCCCCTGGCCACCAGATGGGCCAGTGTCAGACCGCCCGCGGGAATGGCCTTGTAGCCGCCCCACCAGCCTGCGGTGATGAACAGCCCATCGACATCGGTGCGCGACATGATCGGAGAAGCATCATGGGCAATGTCCAGGTGCCCGCCCCACTGACGCATCAGCTTTAGCTTTTTAAAGGCCGGGAACAGCGACAGCATGGCCGTGACCGTGTCCTCAAAAACATGTTGTTTGATGTCACGGCGAAAACTCTGCCCCATGTCCGGTGCGCCGCCAATAACCATTTCACCCTTGTCCGACTGGCTGAAATAGAAACCGCTATCCGGACAATTCACGATGACATCCACCAGTGGTTTCACCGGTTCGGATACAAAAGCTGTCAGGTTCATCGTCCTGAGCGGAAGTTTCAGCCCTGCCGTTTCGGTCAACGTCGTTGTATGCCCCGAAACCGCCACAACCACCTTTTTGGCCTTGACCGTCCCCCGGTTCGTTTCGACGCCACAGATCGCACCATCCGACCCACGGATCAACGAGGTCACAGGGGTCTGCTGATGGATCTCGACCCCCAGCGCATCCGCCCCACGGGCATAGCCCCAAGCCACCGCATCGTGTCGATTGACGCCCGCATCTGTATGCACCATGCCGCCAATCACGGGCAGACGCGCATCCGGCCCACCGCCTGTCAACGCTGGGATGCGGCGGCGCAACTCCTGGGTGTCGATCTGTTCATAGGTTGATCCATAGATGTCCATGGTCAACTGACGCCGACGCAGTTCTCGCATTTTTGGATAGGTCTGAACCACATCGACCATGGTGCGTTTGGAATGCATCATGTTGAAGTTCAGCTCTTTGGTCAGCCCCTCATACATGGCCACCGATTTGACGTAAAAGGGAATGGATTCATCGCGCATATAGTTCGACCGGATGGTGATTGTGTTGCGGGCGATGTTGCCCCCCCCCAACCATCCCCGGTCCAGAACAGCGACATCGGTGATGCCGAATTCTTTGGCCAGATAATAGGCAGTGGCCAACCCGTGGCCGCCCGCCCCGATCACAATGACTTCGTACTGGTCCTTCAGCGGCGGACTACGCCAGGCCTGCTGCCAGTTCTTGTGCCCGCTAAGTGCATTACGGGCCAGGGAGAAGAGTGAATAATTTTGCATGATGGTAATAATATTTATCAAAGGTTATCGCCGGTCAAGTAAATTAGTTGCACAACAGTAAAATTGGGTGTCATTCTGGATTTACCG
Protein-coding regions in this window:
- a CDS encoding sarcosine oxidase subunit delta, whose product is MLKITCPFCGPRTESEFIFGGPVGADRPDPNAVSDAQWVEYLTIVPNPLGPVQERWWHARGCGEWLTIWRDTRTHDIVEAPNGSE
- a CDS encoding FAD-dependent oxidoreductase is translated as MQNYSLFSLARNALSGHKNWQQAWRSPPLKDQYEVIVIGAGGHGLATAYYLAKEFGITDVAVLDRGWLGGGNIARNTITIRSNYMRDESIPFYVKSVAMYEGLTKELNFNMMHSKRTMVDVVQTYPKMRELRRRQLTMDIYGSTYEQIDTQELRRRIPALTGGGPDARLPVIGGMVHTDAGVNRHDAVAWGYARGADALGVEIHQQTPVTSLIRGSDGAICGVETNRGTVKAKKVVVAVSGHTTTLTETAGLKLPLRTMNLTAFVSEPVKPLVDVIVNCPDSGFYFSQSDKGEMVIGGAPDMGQSFRRDIKQHVFEDTVTAMLSLFPAFKKLKLMRQWGGHLDIAHDASPIMSRTDVDGLFITAGWWGGYKAIPAGGLTLAHLVARGDPHPLMSSFTLDRFKHLDFVMESGTTTAR